AAAGCGTTATTTGCCTCATGAAGGGGCTGCACGTGCCCTGAAGCTCTCAGAAAGCTCCCGCcggctccatccctccctcctctctctctggtCCAATATCTGGCTGCTCAGAAAAAAGCAACCACGATAGCCAAAGCACGGCAGACTTCTCTTCCCTTACGCCCCtgccccttcttccttcctctctagcAGAACTCACCTGCTCTGGGAAGGGGGTGACGCTGCGCATGACGGCTTTCTCAGGCTCTTTGGTTTTCTTGATTTTCACGGTGGGCCGCTCCTGGTCAGGGTTCCAGCcctggagaggggaagagagggggaaacaATTCGGCTGTGGTTACAGTTTGGTCTCTGGGGTATAATTTTGGGCTTGAGGGATTCCTAATAGAATGACGTCACTCAGTACACTGGTATTACTATTCTCATTTCTCCAGGTCTTTGGGAGTTAAGTTCATGGTGTGGAAAGGGGACATCCTCTTTCGACTCCATCTGAGTAAAAACACGTGTGGTATACTAAAGGCCCCTGCACTGCCCAGATTTCCATTTCAGGACTACAGCTGCTGAGAACTGTTGATAATACAATAAGGGAATAAGGGGTATTACTGCAAGTCACTGTGTTTACTGgataaaaaaaacactgaaaggtATGCTCCAGGAAGCCCCAGGGCAAACTTTGATAGCTCAGGTTTCTCGTGAGCTGGTAACTGAGAACCAATTTATTACGGAAAAGGTTTACAGGTGTACAAACTGAGCCCGTGGGGAGCAAATGGACAGGCAAATAAGCACGTGTGGAGCCTTCAGAATGAGCTGGCGCTTGCGGCTTTTGGAAGGGGCTTCTTCCACTCTGGCCATGTGCAGAATACGCCCCTCCCATCATGAAAGCAGGAAACGTTCCCACCTCAAACCGTGGCCAGTTCATGGGCATCCCGGGGCCGTGTCGGTTATGCCACCACTTGAGGTCCTCCTGGTCGTTTATGTCCTCGATCGCTTGTTGCAAGTCGGAGTAAACGGCTTGGATGCTGcatggaaggaggaaaaggaacagGAAGGGTTGCTGGGTGGCATGCCACCACCTGCCTCTCTGTCGAGCTCAGCCATACTGggagagttccgcagggcctgcaaaagggagctcttccgccaggcaattggttgaggccaggcgaccagcaacatctacagggcccctgctccctccctccctccctccctcccagaattccacccatgcgttctgctctggacctcttTGCATTGTTATACTCGGTTACCTCTGTTAAGTTTAATGTTATTTctatgtgaaaagctgagttccatgtactgttttctgcattttatgtaaaccgccctgagcctcagaggagggcggtatatatatgaatgaatgaatgaatgaatgaatgaatgaatgaatgaatgaatgaatgaatgaatgggaaggaaggaaggaaggaaggaaggaaggaaggaaggaaggaaggaaggaaggaaggaaggaaggaaggaaggaaggaaggaaggaatatggCATGTGTATATTAGAGCCAGGCATCCTACTGGCTGCCAGGCGAGATACTtctggaggtggtctgccattgcttgcTCCCGTGTTACGACTCTGGTattccctggaggttggccaacCTTTTGGCACAACCTTGCTTGGCTTGTGATATCTGATGGGAGCTGGGATATTAATGATTAGAGCTGAGTTCGTAGAttactgatagaatcatagaatcctagagttggaagggacctcatgggtcatctagtccaaccccctgcactatgcaggacactcacatcccttatGGTGTACAAAAAGAGATTTCACAGTCTACTTAGCAGAGTATAATAGGTTGCAAACCTTTCATCTCCCTGTCGTGGAAGGtgaatacatatatatttacagTCACCTGTATCCTTGCAGGTTGATACATTATAAACattgctttttaatattttacaTGTGCCTTGATTTTAAAAGGGAGGCTCTTGTAAGACTAGCTGCGCATGAGACTCTGTAATCCGAGTCTTCTTTCTCCTAATCACAACTCTGGAACGCTCATCTTCCTCAGGGACAGGCAGAAGATGCTGCAGCCCAACCTTGGTGGGATACCAGTCAAGGCAACTCTGAAAGCCTTAGCGCTCCCTCTAATGGCCAATAGCGGTAATGCAGCCCTGGAGGACTGAGTCTTTTGATAGCGGTGGGCTGGATTCCCAGTGCTGCTCTCAAAGCTCCGACCATAATGGTAATTTGAGAGCCCCTATAAAGGAGGAAAAAACTGCATCTTGTGGGGATGGTTCAAGAGCAGAAAGCACACAAAAGAACCTGAAGACTTTGTAGGATCGTCAAGATGCCCTTCTATGTGATGTGCAGACCGGGTCTCGCACCTGGGTTCGGCCGTGACATCGAGGCGCCGGTGCAGGGCGAGGAAGGCCCCTTTGAGAAAGACGATGCGCCGCTGCTCCAAGGCCTGCCCCTGCTCGAAAACCGTCTCCATTTCCTCCATGTAGCGAGGGCTGCAGCGGTCAAGTTCCTGCAGGGATTTCTCGTATCGCTCACGGACCtgcggggaaggggggaagaggcgtCAGAGGTCCCCGTCCCCTCCTCTGAAGCACAAGCCCTTTCTCTCATTGAGGAAGCCGGAGATGGAGAGAAGGCACACTGAGGGACAGCACAGGGTAGCGGGTTCAGCATCAGAGTCGGATCAGGGGACACGGGTTCGAATTCCCACGCTGCcgtggcagcttgctgggtgaccttgggccaggcactctctctctcagcctaagccaggggtagccaagctgtggctctccagatgttaggtaaaggtaaaggtaaaggtatcccctgtgcaagcaccgagtcatgcctgacccttggggtgacgccctctagcgttttcatggcagactcaacacggggtggtttgccagtgccttccccagtcatgaccgtttaccccccagcaagctgggtcctcattttaccgacctcggaaggatggaaggctgagtcaaccttgagccggctgctgggattgaactcccaacctcatgggcaaagctttcaggcggctgccttaacactctgtgccacaagaggctccagatgttagtggactacaattcccatgagcctgtgccaACACATgcaactggcagggactcatggtccttgtagtccacggacatctggaaagacatagtttggccacccctgtgaaaAAACGGCCCATATTGCTCCAGTGGCCCAGAcatatgagaagaagaagaagaagaagaagaagaagaagaagaagaagaagaagaagaagaagaagaagaagaagaagaagaagaagaagaagaagaagaagagttggttcttatatgctgcttttccctacccgaaggaggctcaaagcggcttacattcgccttcccattcctctccccacaacagacaccctgtggggtgggtgaggctgagagagcgctgatatcactgctcagtcagaacagttttatcagtgccatggcgagcccaaggtcacccagctggttgcatgtgggggagcgcagaatcaaacccggcatgccagattagaagtctgcactcctaaccacgacaccaaacttgcagaaaggggaggtgggggtggaagtACCCACCTTGTTGGCCTCCTGGCTGCAGCGCTGATGTTCTTCTCTCAGGGCCCGCTGCCGATCTGGGGGCACTTCAGGCCCCCCTGAGGCCTGGACTCCGCTCTCCCGCAGCGCTGCAATATGTTCCTTGCGACAGGCCTTGTGGTACAAAGATTTGGCTTTCTCGACCTAGAGGTGGATGCAGGAAAGGGATGGGCAGAATAAAAGCGGCCAGGGGGCCCAGTAGCAAATGCCTCACTGTTTAtcatttctctaccagaggacGTCTGTATAGCCCAGTCACCACACCCCTTATGCCTAAGATTGCcagacactcacacacacacacggtcagGTCGGGGGTCTCTCGCTTTCAGGCtgcacctctccccttcccaaattaaCCCCCCAAAGGGAAGAATGCTGGGAATTAACTCAACATCCCTatgttacccagaagtgacaggcACATCAGGAACATTGTGTGGTGACGTTCTgtattttgggcaaaactctatggtagaagccaatttggccatagagtttttgcccaaaacccagaaCAAGCCTCTCAACATCTCCAACATacctatatcacttctgggtcacacaggCATGTTGTATTCATTTCCGGTGTCCCTCCCTGCTCTTGGTAAGtgcaccccccatcccccacctgcCAACCCTACTTAAGCCCTGTGGCAGGAGTCCCCAACACACTGCCTGTGAGTGCCACGTCACCCACGGATCCCTTCCCTGGCGCTCTCCAAGTGTTTTTCAAAAGAGGGCAGGATTGGAGGGAGGGACTTTTGCCCACCAAGGCTTCTGATTAgcctttggagatttgattggctgtgtagattttttttttttttaatgttgctgtggcagccattttgtggctggctccaagGCCTGCGGTAGCCAttttatgacagccattttgtggctgcactcaCACCGCGCCGTATGCTTCCAACAGTGCCCGCAGTCCGAAAAAGATCCAGAGAAAAGGATACTTGTAACGAGGGATGCATGACAGCTCTGCCAcgagagcaggcagggctgagcaGCCACAGACAGCCACGTTCTGTTGCTCTTTCTCAAACTAGTGACGGAGCAGAATCACAGCCGGGCAGAAATATGAAGCgacggggcggggggtgggggggcaacgATGCCCACCTTCCTTTCTGGAGAGACCCTGTCTCCCATGGCTCAGCCTCCCTGCTCCCCCTGTCTGGTCTTGGGAGCCCCTCCTACCTTCTTCAGTTTCTTGGTCCAGGGTTTCTGTGCCTTCTGGAAGCCGCTTTCCAGCTCGCAGGCCTCCTTGAAGCCCCCAAACAGCTTGCGGTGGTAGGAATCGTGCTGCCAGGCCCGGATGCGCGCTGCGTCCTCTGAGACCAAAGCCCTTTGCATCTCCATGTGGAGCCGGCTCAGCCGCTCAGAGGCTCCCAAAAACGCCTGCCAGGCTCGGAGCAAGGAACCGTACAATGGACCTGGgattggggggaaggaggagataCGAAAAGGGATCGCTAAGGTCTTCAGAGCTCATAtttgggcgtggacacagctctgcttcccaaccatattcggcacgatcgcgccacttttggggattctcagagcctgaagaaagtttcagggggttttccacggtaaaaaagttgagaaaggctggcttatagAGTGACctatttttttttgctctgcgtACAAAGAGAAGCAGGACTATACAGGCCCCTATCAGGCTCTGTGATTCCAAGCCAAAAGCATCTGGGAAATATGTGGCTGCTTCACTGATCCCTATCAGGGATAATCCCTGGCTCTGGGACAAAGGGCGAAGGAACTGCTAAATAAAGAACAGGAAAACAGAACGTAAATCGGGGTATGAAAAGGAACATTTTTCTGGCTGAGCATTCTCACATAGTTTTGGACGCTGAAATAATACAGGTCAAGTCTCGGGACTGTAGAGCAATCTCTTTAAACCATATTTCATCATTGCATTtctctcccacccttcctccgaGGAGCTCGGAACAGCATACATGGCTCTTCCTGACTCCATTTTAGCTgcataacagccctggaaggtaaGCGAGGCTGAGTCATCCAGAGGGGGATTTGAAcgtgtctctcccccccaccccaaatgtacAGCTTTAAGTTCAACGGTGAAGAAACGGAAATTGTTGAAGGTTTTCTAGGCCTTGGCCAACCAGAAGGGGGACtacaaccaagaaatcaggaggagaTTTGAAGCtaggaaggagctagaaaagatccttaagtgcaAGGATattgtcaaaaccatgatttatgctttttgtCATCTAACTTGGTTTCCGTCGCTAGCAAGCCTGTGCTAGTTATGTATACATGCATCTCTGTAGCCTTTTGATTTTTCGCCTCGTCACCTTGCCTTGGATTCTGGTTACTATTTGGGGCAGGTTTGAATATAGTGAGCCTATGCTGCCTGTCTCCCACCGTGCTCTGCCTGGGCCTGCAATCTTTCCCAGGGACCTTGGGCCCTGGCAGAGGTGCCGGTCAAGAGACTGTCCGTTTTGTCAACAAGGAGTCTTCATGCCCAAACCTTTTGGCACTGGGAGGGGCTGCAGGCAAGGGGTAGATAAGGGCCAGTTTAATTAGGATCTTCAATCTTAGCAAGGATCCCTTGACGATAAGTTCAttattccttcaataaagaggTTTCCCCAAATGAAGTCCGCTTGTTGGGAGTAATCAACGGAACCTCACGGATATGGTGTTGGTGACCAAGAGcaagataattcatactataGCAGGcctggccaaactgcggctccagatatccatggactacgagCTGGTGTGaggctggacaatgaagaaatcgGACAGGATGAAAGTTGactcatttgaaatgtgatgttggaggATAGCTTCATGGGTGCCATGGATTGCAGAAGACATATAAGTAGGTTCTGGATCaaaccaagcctgaactctccctggatACTTAAATACCTAAACTGAGGAAATTGTTCTTTGACCACATTATGAAAAGCTAAGCCCCAATGGAACaccaggaaaagtggaaggcagcggGAAAAAAAGAAGACCCAGCACAAGATGGATTGACTCATTTAAGcaagggcggccaaactgtggctctccagatgtccatgggctacaattcccatgagcctctgccagcacctcctggtaggggttcatgggaattgtagtccatggacatctggagagccatagtttggccatccctgcaagagaagcctggaggtcccttccaactctatgattctatgaatgcagaATAAATGACACAGCTCAGATGTTAAAACAGGCTCTGGAAAACGGGTGTGGCCACTCACTTGCGTCCACCAGGGGCCGCCACTTGCGAGTCCACTCCTCCATCTGCAACGCGTAACTGCGCTCGATCTTCGCCCTGTCCTGGAAACACGCGACAATCTGGTCGCAAGCGCGGTAGCCATCGTCCAGCCGTTTCACGGTGCTCTGATAGTGGCTGGGCTGAAGGAGAATTGGAACAAGGGGAAGGAACAGACAGGGAGCCGTTTCAGCAGCGGTACGGAAGCCGGTGACGTCAGCATTGtccaaagaatcacagaatcacggaCCCCCAAGAGTGGCGAATTAGCCGTCcgtcccttcttcccttcccaccttgaCTTCCACCAATCTAGGGTCTAGCCCTGAAGACCAAAAGAGGGCAGAAGGCAGcgcagccttttccagccttttgactacggaggtacccctgaaatatttttcaggcttcaaggcaacaggaagtgatgtcagccagccATGCCGCCCTGCCACACTTCCCGGAATTGAGCCTCCCTTTTTCCACCCCCGTTCAGGCCCATTGGCCAATTTatcaggcctcttgtggcgcaaggtggtaaggcagcagacatgcagttggatcccagcagccggctcaaggtcgactcagccttccatccttccgaggttggtaaaatgagtacccagattgctggggggtaaacggtaatgactggggaaggcactggcaaaccaccccgtattgagtctgccatgagaacgctggagggcgtcaccccaagggtcagacatgactcggtgcttgcacaggggatacctttacctttacctatggctATATATGGTCGTGTCGATCcccaccttcccaaaatggccaatgatgggccaagtgggaatgggaggggccccaggtgggcgtgtccacagctctgcttcccaaccatattctgcaggatcgcgccacttcctggggtttctcaaagcccgaagagaATGTTTAAAgaatttctcaatgataaaaaagctgAGAGAGGCTGCTCCGGGATTCTGCATGGAACCTCTCTTGTGTCATCCAACCTGCATTGTCTGCCCAAAGGATTTGTGCCTAACAGAAACACCACCACCTACCCGCTGTCCACCCTTTCATCTACTCACCATCCAAAAGCTGTTGGTGGTCGGCTCGTCTGCAGCCACTTCACTGTATATAACTGACATGGTATCACCTGCAGAGGGTCACACATGTCAGGTAAGGCTGGCCACATGGAGGTCATTGAAAGAAGAGATTGTCTCACACTCCCCGGTTACTCAGTGAGAAATTCCCCAGGCGTCCAGCAGCTGAACACTGGGGACCATTGCAGATCAGAGAAATGGTGATATGAAGGCAAAACATCTTTCTCCACAGGCACCACGGGGCCAAACTATATGATATGCTTAACCCCAATTTGGGTTGACCTCGCTCACTGTCTCCTCAGCCAAACAGCGGCTTCTTCCTCAAACGCCATGGGGCCAGTTCAGATCAAGACAACGGTACCAGGGGAGGGTTGGGGACTTCTGCTTACACCCACCCACACAATTTTCTTGAACCCAATGGCTCCAGGTGGGCCCGTTCACCCCACTGCAGGGCTGTAAGTTACTGAGGCAAAAAAATGACCCTCAGACCATGTTGCCTCAAGAAAATAGCAtgagagggaggcagaggcctCTCTTCCCCCTGGGGCTGTGGACCCGATCCAAATGGGGCCCTGGCGTGTTTGGAGAAGAAAGTTTCTCGCCTCTGTCGTGAGGCTGTGGGGAAAGCAAGTCTGCTCAGGAGAACCTCGACCCAACTCTTGGCCAAACATACGGAGCCGTTTGCCATTACGGACACGATCGAAGCTGTGGTACCACGTGAAGAGAGGAGAACCCTGCAGCATGTGTATGACTGCTACACAGGAACCAAACCTGTCCTTTCTGTCCCGGGTGAATTGTCCTGGCCCAATTTGCACCTGGCTTTCTCAGGTCCCTGCCCAGTCCTCTAGCTGCTGCACCACAGTGGCACAGCAAGGAAAGAGAGACGAGGTCCCCAAATGCCTCTTAGGACAAAAGAATGCGTTCCACAAAGGTTAAGGGGAAAGGAATTGAGAGCAAGACAAGATGCAGCAGGGGGAGGCTCTGTGGAGTATCTTCTGCTGTGTCAACTTATTTCGCTCAACCCCTGCGGAGCCTGAATGTAAAATTGACCAAAAAAAGCTGCTTCGGGAATGCGGAATACCAACGGCAGAAGAAAAGAAAGCTAAAAAGCTGAATTCAGGCATACCagaatcatctttttttttaaacatgcaaaTAATTTAAAGGGGAAGCCAATCCCCACACCCATCCACTGTGCAAAAATGCAAAGTACAGAATACCAGGCCACAGGAGGCTACCCAGCTAGCTCAACTGGCTATTgcaatccacccccacccctctgcaGTTCTCCGATGCCCCTCTTTCTCTGGATCTGGGAGGCCGGCCGGCTGCTGGGTTTCCCTCCGTCTCATCCCTCCCTTGGCTCAACTCTCCCACCCCGTTCCCAACCAGCCTGCCAAGGGGACTTGGACGGCCTCGTTTGGGAAAAGAGGGAGGCTTGGGCAGACCTTTTGCCTTCAGCACCGGGTGGAAAAGCCATCGGGAAGGGGGGCGGGAGGCTGCCGCTGAGCAAGGCGACATGTGTTTGCAGTTAGCGGGGACCGCAGGCTGCAGCAGAAATAGCAGCTGGCAGAGAAAGGCCGCGCGGCAGCTGCATTGTCCTGGGCATGCATTTTTGCGGGGAGGCCCAGCCCCACGCCCTGGTCCTCACTGCAAGAGGAAATCTGGCCGCAGAAGGCTCGGGAGCAACCACTGCCCTGTCGGTGGTCGGCTCTCAAATGGAGGCTTGAAAATTAGTATTACTGGGGactcattccacacacgttgaataatgcacttccaatgcgcTTTTGTAGTGAGGTTTTTCCTGTAggaaattagggatgccagcctccaggtgcaacctggggTCTCctggttcatctccagactagaaagaccagttcccctggaggaaatggccactttggagggtgggctccatagcatgatattcctgccctaaatcccacccaatcctgactccacccctaaagcccccaggtatttcccaacccggaactgGTAGGAACTGTTTTTGTTATTCCCAAAGGACTGGTTTTGTTAATCAAGCACGGAACTGTCCAATCTTCGTGATCATGCTGCAttttttgttgtgatgctgtttactcattTACAACTCATTTCCTCTCTCGTGACATCCATACTCCTACGATTCCTGTTCCGttgtctaaggaagtgtgcctgcacatgaaagctcacaccttgaatacaactttgttggtcttaaggtgccagtggactcagattcctccaggcaacagagatcagttctcctagagaaaatggacacTTAAAAGGTGTACTGAATGgcgttataccccattgaagtccctaacctttgcccccccccaacgtccgtcctcttcaggctccacccgcaaagcctccaggattttcccaacccagagatggcaacagaaggagaaggagaaggagaaggagaaggagaaggagaaggagaaggagaaggagaaggagaaggagatgtGGAGGGGAATGGACGCTGACAAGACCCTTGTCACAAGTAAGATGAAACATACAAAACCGGAGGACTAAGAATTGACTTGTGCAAGGACTAGAAATTCGAAAAGGTAGAAACTGGCTTGCTGAAACGCTTTAAGCCATGCATGCTACCCTTAATaccaacctttttttaaaaaaattaatgaagcCTTGATCAGTTCTGTGAGCTGCTAggtaagttttaaaattattgaGGGGTGGCTCAGGAATGCTGCGGAAAGAGGCAAATCTGTCTggaattattaatttttaattcagAGTGGAATATGCACATTTCAACCGCTGCTTAACGTTCGAAATATGGACATTAAAAAACTAAGATCTGGCATTtttgaaatattaaatatttaagaaCCTTAAAAAATACAAAGCCCTAGAGTGCACAATCCAAGCACTGTTAAGTGTACGGAAATCCAATTTATTTCAGTTAAGCAGGAGAGAAATTCACATTAAACTCAGACCTCAGCGTTATTCAGTTTGGATCTTTCCATAAATGTCTGCCAAAACGAGAATATTCAAAGTTAACTTGCCCAATTCAAAACTACTTCTAAAGGACTCCTCAATGCAGCCCAATTAATCGATTGGGGCTCTTACAAAAAGTAAATGATGCGGATATCGGTTTTAGTTTGTCAAAGCAAATTCAAATAACAAGGTTTAGctttccacttaaaaaaaaaaaacccgaaggCAATATTATAACCATTCTTTATTTTAGCCCAATTCCATGCAGTGTAACATAGCGTTGGGTCTGGCCAggtttctcacagggtgtctgttgtggggagaggaaagggagactccttcgaatagagaaaagtggcatataagaaccaactcctcctcctccccctcttatTCTGCTCATTACCCCTCCCACTGCCCATGCTCAGTCacctatttatttatcttatggcATGCGCATCATGTAGCCAGGAGTTCTTAAGACTTGGAGATGCTTTGCCATTGGCTGTCCCCAGGTCACAACCTTGGTTTCccttggagctctcccatccaagtgctagccagggctgaccctgctgagattCCGAGATCTGACCGGATCGGTCTCGCCTGCACCATCTGCACCCCCTTTCCTCCACAGCACTGGTCAGCATGCACAGCTCGGATTGCTGCTGGCGTTGCCCCAAGGAGCACCCTTCTGCGCCCTGCCCCCATGCCCTTCTCCAAGGATGCTGGGCAGTTCAGACAATGGGTGCAAACAGTTGGCAGGGAAGGCAcgtgggtgggcatcagtggcaaaGCGCCTGGGCCCTGGAAGCTGCCTTGCTTTGGGATACGCTGGCGCCAGGCCTGGCCACCGGGGAGAAAAGTGGAAGTCCAATGAagccaacaaataaaataatacttGGGATCGTGTCCTAGATGCACTGAAGATTCCACAAGTTTAAACACTCTTGTTCAAGGGGGGGAAACATTATTGCTGACATCCTGAATGCCATACCCAGGCCCCTTTGTCCAAggaaaggtttgtgtgtgtgtgtgtgtgtgggggaggtatGGGTGtgtacatttgtgtgtgtgtatacacacagcctttcttctcccttctgcTTGGCCTCGGCTCCACTGTGTTCCCCTCCTCAGCTCTAGGATTCATCCCTGTGTTTTAATCCCATTTTGGCTCCGGCTGGTTTTTCCACAAGCTGAAAAGCTGGAAAAAATATcgagaagggggaaaggcaggcccaGCTGTGGTTGGCGGGAGTGCATCTGGGCCGGGGAGGATGGCTCGGGGTGTGTTCCAAGGAAACTAGCTCCCCTCTGCTTTCCTAACCTGGCTTCGAAGTGCTTTGGGTTTCCATCcaggaaaagggaagaatgggaaagatgagaaagaggagaggaggggggggggaatgccaaatCTTGGCCAACTTCATtcctaaactggggggggggggtagtttctaAGGACTGCCATCTCAGAACGGCACAACATTCCTAATTTAGAATATTTCCATACATAACCAGTTTCCTTCATTTCATTCCGAAACCCGAAACTAGCAAGGACGTGACATCGGGAAGGCCTGTGACACTTTTGACGTTTCTGACCCGATAGAGCCGAAATTAGCCCGTCCCTCGCTGAACAGCTTCCAAATACAAGTTGCTAGACATCTTCAAGACGGCAGGATTCCTGAACCACCTAACCTTTCCCTGTAAAAACCTCTATCCAGGGCCTCTAAGGTGGTAGCCCCCCAAATCCAGGCAGATGCCTTAAACCAAATGACCAGCATTCCACACCTTAGAGCCCCGCATACAGCACACCTCGTATTCTACGACCATCCCCCAAAATTGCACTGAAACAATATGCAATCTGACCACGCGCCATTTGTGTGCTCCAGAGAAGGGGCGAACGCAACAGGACCCCCTCCGAACAGCTCCAGCCTCCAAATTAAGAGCAAGCTCTCAAGTATTTTCTCATCTGCCACATCACAGCTACCACATCTGAAATCCGCAATTCAGCAGACGCCGTGCTCAGCAGCTGACGCGTCCCCACGAACTTGGGGCTCCCTGCGATCCTTCGGGCCACAACCCCACTGAAAATCTGGATCTTTTAACCCAAAAGCTGTGATTTCCCTCCAATTTTCCTACCCTTTTCAAATTATCTTTgttaccccccacccaccccaaattatGTGTCCTCCAAAACAGACCCAAATGTgggttgttgctttttttttttttttgccagaatgGCAGGGTCCGTTCCTGGAGAAGCAATATTATATGCCTTTCTTACATGCAGCGTGTGAACCCCTAACCCCCAATGTCAGCCCAGTCCTGCCCATCCTATAACCCTACACCCCTTCTCCTCACATTCTCCATGTCCCCATTTCCATCCAATTTTAATGCACTTCCTGCATTTTCTGGACACCCCCTCccctatattcccccccccccttttttttcccctcagcaaATGCAAAACTCCTCCCTTCTGGGAATAAGGGAAACTTACCCTCGGAAGGGGCCCccatcctgcctcttcctgccccccaagCAACAGATGGTGGCAGCTTGCAGCCGGGCGCGTGGGATGGTGAAGGGGGACAGGAGCAAAACTTGGGGGCAGGTGCCAGTGGGGGGGACGTAG
The Paroedura picta isolate Pp20150507F chromosome 16, Ppicta_v3.0, whole genome shotgun sequence genome window above contains:
- the LOC143826766 gene encoding LOW QUALITY PROTEIN: protein kinase C and casein kinase II substrate protein 3-like (The sequence of the model RefSeq protein was modified relative to this genomic sequence to represent the inferred CDS: deleted 1 base in 1 codon), with amino-acid sequence MENQPAAGKQERQQQRESCTATSPPLAPAPKFCSCPPSPSHAPGCKLPPSVAWGAGRGRMGAPSEGDTMSVIYSEVAADEPTTNSFWMPSHYQSTVKRLDDGYRACDQIVACFQDRAKIERSYALQMEEWTRKWRPLVDASPLYGSLLRAWQAFLGASERLSRLHMEMQRALVSEDAARIRAWQHDSYHRKLFGGFKEACELESGFQKAQKPWTKKLKKVEKAKSLYHKACRKEHIAALRESGVQASGGPEVPPDRQRALREEHQRCSQEANKVRERYEKSLQELDRCSPRYMEEMETVFEQGQALEQRRIVFLKGAFLALHRRLDVTAEPSIQAVYSDLQQAIEDINDQEDLKWWHNRHGPGMPMNWPRFEGWNPDQERPTVKIKKTKEPEKAVMRSVTPSQSSAKSAPVSVSGQRVRAVYDYTGQEADELSFKAGELLTKLEDEDEQGWCKGVTDSGHVGLYPANYVEPIQG